The Penaeus vannamei isolate JL-2024 chromosome 15, ASM4276789v1, whole genome shotgun sequence genomic interval AAACGTTAGCCCAAGAACGTCATTCCTCTCCAAACGTTTATTAACTACACAGCACCATCACAGAAAACGTTAGCCCAAGAACGTCATTCCTCTCCAAACGTTTATTAACTACACAGCACCATCAGAGCAAACGTTAGCCCAAGAACAGGCAGTTCCTCTCCAAACGTTTATTAACTACACAGCACCATCACAGCAAACGTTAGCCCAAGAACAGGCAGTTCCTTTCCAAACGTTTATTAACTACACAGCACCATCACAGCAAACGTTAGCCCAAGAACAGGCAGTTCCTTTCCAAACGTTTATTAACTACACAGCACCATCACAGAAAACGTTAGCCCAAGAACAGGCCATTCCTCTCCAAACATTTATTAACTACACAGCACCATCACAGCAAACGTTAGCCCAAGAACAGGCCATTCCTCTCCAAACGTTTATTAACTACACAGCACCATCACAGAAAACGTTAGCCCAAAAACGTCATTCCTCTCCAAACGTTTATTAACTACACAGCACCATCACAGCAAACGTTAGCCCAAGAACGTCATTCCTCTCCAAACGTTTTTTAACTACACAGCACCATCAGAGCAAACGTTAGCCCAAGAACAGGCAGTTCCTCTCCAAACGTTTATTAACTACACAGCACCATCACAGCAAACGTTAGCCCAAGAACAGGCAGTTCCTTTCCAAACGTTTATTAACTACACAGCACCATCACAGAAAACGTTAGCCCAAGAACAGGCAGTTCCTTTCCAAACGTTTATTAACTACACAGCACCATCACAGAAAACGTTAGCCCAAGAACAGGCAGTTCCTTTCCAAACGATTATTAACTACACAGCACCATCACAGAAAACGTTAGCCCAAGAACGTCATTCCTCTCCAAACGTTTATTAACTACACAGCACCATCACAGAAAACGTTAGCCCAAGAACAGGCCATTCCTCTCCAAACGTTTATTAACTACACAGCACCATCACAGCAAACGTTAGCCCAAGAACAGGCAGTTCCTCTCCAAACGTTTATTAACTACACAGCACCATCACAGAAAACGTTAGCCCAAGAACAGGCCATCCTCTCCAAACGTTTATTAACTACACAGCACCATCAGAGTAAACGTTAGCCCAAGAACAGGCCATTCCTCTCCAAACGTTTATTAACTACACAACACCATCACAGAAAACGTTAGCCCAAGAACAGGCAGTTCCTCTCCAAACGTTTATTAACTACACAGCACCAACACAGAAAACGTTAGCCCAAGAACGTCATTCCTCTCCAAACGTTTATTAACTACACAGCACCATCACAGCAAACGTTAGCCCAAGAACGTCATTCCTCTCCAAACGTTTATTAACTACACAGCACCATCAGAGCAAACGATATCCCAAGAACAGGCAGTTCCTTTCCAAACGTTTATTAACTACACAGCACCAACACAGAAAACGTTAGCCCAAGAACGTCATTCCTCTCCAAACGTTTATTAACTACACAGCACCAACACAGAAAACGTTAGCCCAAGAACGTCATTCCTCTCCAAACGTTTATTAACTACACAGCACCAACACAGAAAACGTTAGCCCAAGAACGTCATTCCTCTCCAAACGTTTATTAACTACACAGCACCAACACAGAAAACGTTAGCCCAAGAACAGGTCATTCCTCTCCAAACGTTTATTAACTACACAGCACCATCACAGAAAACGTTAGCCCAAGAACAGGCCATCCTCTCCAAACGTTTATTATCTACACAGCACCATCACAGCAAACGTTATCCCAAGAACAGGCCATTCCTCTCCAAACGTTTATTAACTACAGAGCACCATCACAGCAAACGTTAGCCCAAGAACGTCATTCCTCTCCAAACGTTTATCAACTACACAACACCAACACAGAAAACGTTAGCCCAAGAACAGGCAGTTCCTTTCCAAACGTTTATTAACTACACAGCACCATCACAGAAAACGTTAGCCCAAGAACAGGCCATTCCTCTCCAAACGTTTATTAACTACACAGCACCAACACAGAAAACGTTAGCCCAAGAACAGGCCATTCCTCTCCAAACGTTTATTAACTACACAGCATCATCACAGAAAACGTTAGCCCAAGAACAGGCCATCCTCTCCAAACGTTTATTAACTACACAACACCATCACAGCAAACTGGCAGTTCCTCTCCAAACGTTTATTAACTACACGGCACCATCACAGAAAACGTTAGCCCAAGAACGGCCTGCCGTGAGCCTTGGTCAACGAACTCGCCTGCACGGAAGTTCAATCCCGGTCGAGGTTATTCCTAAAGGGGCAGCCATCATATCCGGGATTCTCAACGGAGGATGATCTGTTTCGGCAATTCATCGGGGAGCAATGCTGGCTAATGGAGCCTACCGGTGAATGAGACTGAATCcttattgtttatgtatttgtgttcgtATTCATTTCGTGTTGTTGTTCTGATTTTaatgattgattatgatgataatgatgattgcggtagtagtagtgggagtattaatagaattattagtattggtaatgtgtgtgtctttgttctgCTTGAATGGGATTTGATCTCTGAACTGGATGATTGTTGGTCTGTTTACGCTGCgaattatatttgtgtatatttacgcttgtgtatttatacacacaatacacacaaacacacacacacacacacaaatagacaaacaaacaaccacacacacgaataaacacatacatacacagtcacacacacacacacatacaatcacacatacaaaaacacacacacaaataaacacacccataaacaaacaaacacgaataaacacatacatacgcacacactcactcagtcacaatgatacacatacacacacacacacacacacacacacacacaaataggcaaacaaacaaacacacacacgaataaacacatacagtatacacacacacagtctcacacacatacactcaaacacacacacacacacactcccacacacacatacacaaacacacacacgaataaacacatacttacacacacacagtctcacacacggacacgacatatgcacacactcatatgtacacacccacacacacacgcacacacaaacacatataatatgtatatctatctatctatctatctatctatctatctatctatatgtatatgtatgtatatgtatatatatatatatatatatatatatatatatatatatatatatatatatatatatataaatatatatatatacatacatacatatatatatatatatatatatatatatatatatatatatatatatatatatatatatatatacatacatacatacatacatacagccacacacacacacacacacacacacacacacacacacacatatatatatatatatatatatatatatatatatatatatatatatatatatatatatcacacacacacacacacacacacacacacacacacacacacacacacacacacacacacacacacacacacacacatatatatatatatatatatatgtgtgtgtgtgtgtgtgtgtgtgtgtgtgtgtgtgtgtgtgtgtgtgtgtgcgtgtttgtgtgtgtgtgtgtgtgtgcgcgcgcgcgtgtgtgtgtgtgtgtgtgtgtgtgtgtgtgtgtgtgtgtgtgtgtgtgtgtgtgtgtgtgtgtgtgtgtgtgtgtgtgtgtgtgtgtgtgtgtgtgtttatgtataagtataaatatacatatatatatatatatatatatatatatatatatatatatatatatatatatatatatatatatatatatatatatatatatagggaaggccaagaaaacacacgaatatatatgaatatatatatgaatatatatatatatatatatatatatatatatatatatatatatatatgtatatatatatgtatgtgtctgtgtgtgtgtgtgtgtgtgtctctgtgtgtgtgtgtgtgtgtgtgtgtgtgtgtgtgtgtgtgtgtgtgagtgtgtgtgtgtgtgtgtgtgtatgtgtgtgtgtgtatatgaatatatatatatatatatatatatatatatatatatatatatatatatatatatatatatatatatatatatatatatatatatatatatatatatatatatatatatatatatatatatatatatatagggaaggccaagaaaacacacgaatatatatgaatatgtatatgaatatatatatacatatatatatatatatatatatatatatatatatatatgtgtgtgtgtgtgtgtgtgtgtgtgtgtgtgtgtgtgtgtgtgtgtgtgtgtgtgtgtgtgtgtgtgtgtgtgtgtgtgtgtttgtgtgtgtgtatgtgtgtgtgtgtatgtctgtgtgtgtgtgtgtgtgtgcgtgtgtgtgtgtgtgtgtgtgtgtgtgtgtgtatgagtgtgtgtgtgtatgaatatatatatgaatatatatatatatatatatatatatatatatatatatatttatatatatatatatatatatatatatatatatatatatatatatatatagagaaaagcaaaaaaacacaaaaatatatatgaatatatatatgtatatatatatatatatatatatatatatatatatatatatatatatatatatatatatatatatatatatatatatatatgtgtgtgtgtgtgtgtgtgtgtgtgtgtgtgtgtgtgtgtgtgtgtgtgtgtgtgtgtgtatgtgtgtgtgtgtgtgtgtttgtgtgtgtgtgtgtgtgtgtgtgtgtgtgtgtgtgtgtgtgtgtgtgcgtgtgtgtgtgtgtgtgtatatatatatatatatatgtatatacatatatatatatatatatatttatacatacatgtatatacatatatatatatatatatatatatatatatatatatatatatatatatatatatatatatatatacacacacacacacacacacacacacacacacacacacacacatatatatatatatatatatatatatatatatatat includes:
- the LOC138864160 gene encoding uncharacterized protein, translating into MPFQNFYQQHGTPSWKTLALEQAIPLQTFIIYTAPSQKTLAQEQAVPLQTFIICTAPSQQTLAQEQAVPFQTFIIYTAPSQKTLAQEQAVPFQTFIIYTAPSQQTLAQEQAVPLQTFINYTTPTQKTISQEQAVPFQTFINYTAPSQKTLAQEQAVPFQTFINYTAPSQKTLAQEQAIPLQTFINYTAPSQQTLAQEPPSEQTLAQEQAVPLQTFINYTAPSQQTISQEQAVPLQTFINYTAPTQKTLAQEQAILSKRLLTTQHHQSKPPSQQTLAQEQAVPFQTFINYTAPSQKTLAQEQAIPLQTFINYTAPSQKTLAQEQAIPLQTFINYTAPSQKTLAQQQAIPLQTFINYTAPSQQTLAQEPPSEQTLAQEQAVPLQTFINYTAPSQQTLAQEQAVPFQTFINYTAPSQQTLAQEQAVPFQTFINYTAPSQKTLAQEQAIPLQTFINYTAPSQQTLAQEQAIPLQTFINYTAPSQKTLAQKPPSEQTLAQEQAVPLQTFINYTAPSQQTLAQEQAVPFQTFINYTAPSQKTLAQEQAVPFQTFINYTAPSQKTLAQEQKTLAQEQAIPLQTFINYTAPSQQTLAQEQAVPLQTFINYTAPSQKTLAQEQAILSKRLLTTQHHQTNVSPRTSFLSKRLLTTQHHQSKRYPKNRQFLSKRLLTTQHQHRKPPTQKTLAQEQVIPLQTFINYTAPSQKTLAQEQAILSKRLLSTQHHHSKRYPKNRPFLSKRLLTTEHHHSKPPSQKTLAQEQAIPLQTFINYTAPTQKTLAQEQAIPLQTFINYTASSQKTLAQEQAILSKRLLTTQHHHSKLAVPLQTFINYTAPSQKTLAQERPAVSLGQRTRLHGSSIPVEVIPKGAAIISGILNGG